CACTCCGGTTAGAGAGTTCACACGGAGACAAGGAATACAGTCTTTGGACTTTAATTAGCTTGAATGCTTCTTACAACAGCTATAGCAGTATTGAATCATGAATGAATGTAGAATGATTGCATAATTTCTTCACTGAAGCACATGGTAAACAAACCGCTCGAGGACCCGCAGCTGCCCACTCCAGCTGTCCCCAAATATGCCCGACCAAAAAACACAAACGATACAACGCACACTAAAGAAAACAAGGTTAATTTACAACATAATGAGTATTTCttttgtgccaagagctgatttggtatgttgcatcaacgaccttttcaattaatttgacaattattttgtgtaattaatagggtgtgaaaccaggcagagtgagtgacatggtgtgcatttccactaagccaaagcagtttacagttgaGGGGGCAGGTTTACTAGGTTTATCTGCGAaataatcaccaggataatgattgACTGTATTGCCAGACCTAATGTCAATAATCTGCATTGTAAACATGACACAAGGTGGCACCATATCCATGTAATTTATGTCAGTaatacttggtgtgaaagcggctgtTAATGTTGCCTACTACTAAGTCAATAAAGTTGCctttgtcacgatctgtctttatggtgttttgtcttgtctagatctgtttttggttttctgtctgcattTTGTGTTGTTaaaatctgtctgtggtttcCTGTCGTTattttccctggtgtgtctaatttatacccgattgtgttcatctggtgtccctgtgttttctcctccctcctcacctgtgtcttgtttgtttgattagtcttgtgtgtatttaggttctggtttttctgtctgtctttgtcggttcgtcttgtgtcatgacctggtcttcggtgagtgttctgttctgtattagTTTATattttagccttgaaataaaggaaatatttttgacactttaatctgcatttgggtcctgcttcctgcacacacCATAACAGTCTTGCCTTGAATGAAATTCACGCAACTCTTAATATTAGATACTGTGTTTTTAAGTGGCAATGGAGATTATTTGTTGACCCTGCTTTAAAGGATATTTTGCCTTTACAAGTGGTGCGCTTTAACACTGCCTGGGTTTTGGTTGAAGTGCATCCAAGTGCTGCTGCGTTTTCGCGTTTGGCTCATTTTCCATCCGAAAAACACATCGTCTACCTGTCCTGTCACTTGTTATGACTTCTCTCTCGCGCGTATTCCGTTAAGACCCACCATCCCATCTCACTCCTCGTGCTGAAACCTATGGCTGAAACCTACCAGAGTAGGGGCTGGTCTTCACAGCATACGTTTGGGGAACAAAATCAAGCTTTTTAAAAGGCGAGTGGATTTTGGCAGGCAGTGAGTGCAGACCAACGATTGAACGATAAAAAGGACAGCTCTCTCCAAGTACGACTCGGTTCCCCTCATTCGTaccaaagagccgttcaaaagaatcggctcgttcgcgaccgacaTATCActacaacatcagccgttagctcttagctaACTCTTCACCCCGGCCTTCTAATCATAGCAGAGCACGACTCATGACacttccctgtgttttttatatttgctgttgtaatgtattgtattcTGTTTACATCGGtagtaatgtgttatttattatctgcatgtgcagcactttggctcgaccgaaaatcgtttttaaatgtgctatagagATTTGatttagccctcagagctcacagctcctcatatctgttcagaaactagacaaaagttaaacgagtacaaaccacagactgcctgtgtcacgccgaatacagtcgctgttttattcatgtctgtaggccgctgttgtgagtgtggacggtcggagcatatactgcgttagcttagccgaactccatttaaaaaaaaaaacaaaaaaaacacgcattttaaaagggtttttcgcctgccgtccgtcttcagacttgtcaaagcattaattcatggtttttactaaccggtatcagtatgttgttacttcggcatcattttgaaacgtgtattacaattaaatcacggtcaaatatgttcattttgttgtagttgtagctcccttgccagcgattctctctctagcttagcattctttcacacacacacatacgggtattgggccgagcgcgacaccgtacttccggtatccgccatattacgcgaggtgcaagcaacCGTAAACCATCTAGGttttgctaagcttcctgtacagaatatcatagtctattgccttaatcaatatctagtcaactctaaaataccacatatatgcaatggcatgataatattattgtgacaagtggggtattcacctggtgtttccagaaattagacgtagatgcagccaaaatcgacgaaggccactgtcgtttttccatacatctgcatctgtctgtaagggcaatccgacaacccacacagctctagtttacgctggtaacgacctagagcacacccctgaattccagagatgtaatccgaagacatgcagcgatttcttcggtcgttaatttagaaaaaaaaactagtgcgctctgcctggctactttagctagctgtttatattagcagccccaggatatttgcacctccaggaaaatggcatatatatatatatatatatatatatcactgtGTGGCTGGCAAAACCACACATACAGCATAACaatggactccagtgaacactattacagGCACTATAGAGCATGCCCAAAAGCACTAGCACACACACTACAAAgatgtaaaatattattttaccaacaatgtggaatttattggttacatattacacagattatgcacagctgcagcagcaataacaataaaataataattcaaaCACCACAAACATGATATTAACCAGTATACAGATTATGCACATGATTTTGCAGATTTAGCGTTTTTAGAGAAAAAAATTCCGAGATACGTTTTTGCGCCATGTCAGTTACTTGTGGTGTTGTGCGTCACGTTAAAAGTAGCCaactaaaaacaaaaaaactttttttccacatctttttatttttcttcccTGAAGCaaaattatttattatatagTTTTAAATtatcatttgaataataacacataATATCAAATATAATCTCAGGCAcaattaaatgaaataaatatatataaaatacatgtgcagacaggggagctccgcactgcctgcctgccgctagggggtgctgcagcgcccttagcaccccccccttcccgcgccccTGCGGGTTTGGCACAGCACGCTTCAACCGTGCTaagcgctgcagtggaaatgcgccataactgAATTATTCTCTTCTCAATTATCCTTTTATTTCAAGGAATTTCTTACAGTATGGAGATATTTTTGTTACAGATCCTTGAATACTGAATTTAGCAGTTATAGATATTTTAGCTTTTGCAGTAAGATATTGAATCCTTTTTTTTGCTCCTATTAAGTATTCAGATCACAGCTCATAGTTTCAGCTCTCAGGAAGTGAAACTCACACACTCGCTCCCACTGAGAGCTGAAATGGCGCAGAAAGGAGTTCAGCTGGGCCGCAAAATCTCTTGTTCCATCTGTCTGGATCTACTGAAGGATCCGGTGACGACTTCCTGTGGACACAGCTACTGCATGAAGTGTATTAAAGGCTTCTGGGACGGAGAGGATGAGAAGAAGACCCACAGCTGCCCTCAGTGTAGGCAGAGCTTCACACCGAGGCCTGTCCTGCTGAAGAACACCATGTTAGCAGCTTTAGAGGAGGAGCTGAAGAAGACTGGACCGCCAGCTGCTCCTGCTGACCTCTGCTATGCTGGAGCTGGAGATGTGGCCTGTGATGTCTGCACTGGGAGGAAGCTGAGAGCCTGTAAGTCCTGCCTCGTGTGTCTGACCTCTTATTGTGACAAACACCTCCAGCCTCATTATGAATCAGCTGTCTTTAAGAAACACAAGCTGGTGGAGCCCTCCAAGAAGCTCCAGGAGAACATCTGCTCTCGTCACGACGAGGTGAAGAAGCTGTTCTGCCGCACTGATCAGCAGAGTATCTGTTCTCTCTTCTCTGTGGACGAACACAAAGGCCACGACACGGTGTCAgctgcagcagagaggactgagaggcagagagaggtgGAGGGGAGTCGACTGAACATCCAGCAGAGAATCCAGGACGGAGAGAAGGAGGTGAAGCTGCTTCAGCAGGAGGTGCAGGCCGTCAATGGCTCTGCTGATAAAGCAGTGGAGGACAGTGAGAAGACGTTCACTGAGCTGATCCGTCTCATGGAGAAGAGAAGCTCTGATGTGAAGCAGCAGCTCAGATCCCAGCAGGAGAGAGAAGTGAGTCGAGTCAGAGAGCTCCAGGAGAAGCTGGAGCAGGAGATCAGGGAGCTGAAgaggagagacgctgagctcaAGCTGCTGTCTCACACAGAGGACCACAACCAGTTTCTGCTCAGCTACCCCTCACTGCCAGCCCCCCTCAGTGAAGCTACACACTCCTCCAGCACCAACATCCGGCCTCTGAGCTACTTTGAGGACGTGACGGCGGGCCTGTC
This Pseudochaenichthys georgianus chromosome 7, fPseGeo1.2, whole genome shotgun sequence DNA region includes the following protein-coding sequences:
- the LOC117448879 gene encoding tripartite motif-containing protein 16-like, which produces MAQKGVQLGRKISCSICLDLLKDPVTTSCGHSYCMKCIKGFWDGEDEKKTHSCPQCRQSFTPRPVLLKNTMLAALEEELKKTGPPAAPADLCYAGAGDVACDVCTGRKLRACKSCLVCLTSYCDKHLQPHYESAVFKKHKLVEPSKKLQENICSRHDEVKKLFCRTDQQSICSLFSVDEHKGHDTVSAAAERTERQREVEGSRLNIQQRIQDGEKEVKLLQQEVQAVNGSADKAVEDSEKTFTELIRLMEKRSSDVKQQLRSQQEREVSRVRELQEKLEQEIRELKRRDAELKLLSHTEDHNQFLLSYPSLPAPLSEATHSSSTNIRPLSYFEDVTAGLSAVRDKLQDALREEWTNVSSTEVDVLLSAAEPASRAGFLQYSQEITLDPNTAHTQLLLSEGSRKATLMGPHHSYSSHPDRFTLYPQVLSRESLTGRCYWEVEWRGEAVCVAVADKNISRSGGGDESGFGNNDKSWSLDCYLNRYSFCYNNIQTPVSGPPSSRVGVYLDHRAGVLSFYSVSETMTLLHRVQTTFTQPLHSGVRLCYVGATVELCKLK